A window of the Ipomoea triloba cultivar NCNSP0323 chromosome 14, ASM357664v1 genome harbors these coding sequences:
- the LOC116004354 gene encoding protein TWIN LOV 1 isoform X2 encodes MESQLGLIEQSFNVRYSSLVRDALDSLPDSFTITDPSISGHPIVYASAGFLKLFGYSKDEVIGRNGRAFQGPKTDRRSVMEIREAIREERAIQISLLNYRKDGTPFWMLFHMSPVFSEDGRVIHFVAVQVPILKRQRRVSGCGEGRNGINLCQDGAGFREPVFRCCRRDVCLNSVSQPGPALSQYSVSELDYPEPEVDDPCEASDLEKRKSTAALNNILSVLMNYSELTGRSVSGKRCSPPRAGLLGASLTLSLGRIKQSFVLTDPHIPDMPIVYASDAFLRLTGYSRDEVLGRNCRFLSGLDTDSLTQFQIKECIRTEQLCTVRILNYRKDGTPFWNLLHISPVRNATGKVAYFVGVQIEDAGNTQEKHGLKPDRSQFGTVAAVRVAVRGSSMSASSS; translated from the exons ATGGAATCACAACTGGGTTTGATTGAGCAGTCCTTTAATGTAAGATACTCGAGTTTGGTTAGGGATGCCCTTGATAGCTTGCCTGATAGTTTCACCATAACTGATCCTTCCATTTCTGGGCATCCAATTGTGTATGCATCTGCTGGGTTCTTGAAACTGTTTGGTTATTCCAAGGATGAGGTGATTGGGAGGAATGGGAGGGCATTTCAGGGCCCTAAGACTGACCGGAGGTCGGTTATGGAGATTCGAGAGGCGATACGAGAGGAGAGGGCGATTCAAATCAGTTTGTTGAACTATAGGAAGGATGGGACACCATTTTGGATGCTGTTTCACATGTCTCCTGTTTTCAGTGAGGATGGGAGGGTTATTCATTTTGTGGCAGTCCAAGTGCCTATTTTGAAGAGGCAGAGAAGGGTATCTGGTTGTGGGGAAGGGAGgaatggaataaatttgtgTCAAGACGGGGCGGGGTTTAGGGAGCCTGTGTTCAGGTGTTGTAGGAGAGACGTTTGCTTGAATTCTGTTTCTCAACCGGGACCTGCATTATCTCAATATTCAGTTTCGGAATTGGATTATCCCG AACCGGAGGTTGATGATCCCTGTGAGGCAAGTGATTTAGAGAAGAGAAAATCCACAGCTGCACTTAACAACATATTGTCTGTTCTTATGAACTATAGTGAGTTGACTGGCAGATCGGTGTCTGGAAAGAGATGCTCCCCACCCAGGGCGGGTCTTCTTGGTGCATCGTTAACATTATCTCTTGGTAGAATCAAACAAAGCTTTGTACT AACTGATCCCCACATACCTGACATGCCAATCGTGTATGCAAGTGATGCCTTCTTAAGATTGACAG GCTACAGTAGAGATGAAGTATTGGGTCGCAACTGTAGATTTTTAAGTGGCCTTGATACTGATTCACTCACTCAATTTCAG ATAAAAGAATGCATTCGAACAGAGCAACTATGCACAGTACGTATCTTAAATTACAG AAAAGATGGGACACCGTTTTGGAATTTGCTGCATATTTCACCTGTTCGGAATGCTACAGGCAAG GTTGCATACTTTGTTGGCGTTCAAATAGAAGATGCGGGCAATACCCAAGAGAAACATGGATTAAAACCTGACAGGAGCCAGTTCGGGACTGTGGCTGCTGTAAGGGTTGCCGTGAGAGGCTCCTCCATGAGCGCCAGCAGTTCATAG
- the LOC116003733 gene encoding mediator of RNA polymerase II transcription subunit 36a-like, translated as MVARGRGGGGGFRGGRGDGGRGGRGGRGGPGGGRGGGSAMKRGGGRGGGRGGGRGRGGMKGGSKVVVEPHRHEGVFIAKGKEDALVTKNMVPGESVYNEKRIAVQNEDGTKVEYRVWNPFRSKLAAAILGGVDEIWIKPGARVLYLGAASGTTVSHVSDIVGPTGVVYAVEFSHRSGRDLVNMAKKRTNVIPIIEDARHPAKYRMLVGMVDVIFSDVAQPDQARILALNASYFLKSEGHFVISIKANCIDSTVPAEAVFAQEVKKLQAEQFKPSEQVTLEPFERDHACVVGGYRMPKKQKPGA; from the exons ATGGTTGCCAGAG GTCGTGGAGGCGGTGGTGGATTTAGGGGTGGCCGAGGAGATGGAGGGAGAGGTGGAAGAGGAGGCCGAGGAGGCCCCGGCGGAGGTAGAGGTGGTGGTAGTGCCATGAAGCGCGGCGGCGGAAGAGGCGGCGGAAGAGGTGGAGGAAGGGGACGTGGAGGAATGAAGGGCGGTAGTAAGGTTGTGGTGGAGCCTCATAGGCATGAGGGAGTGTTCATTGCTAAGGGTAAAGAGGATGCTCTTGTCACTAAGAATATGGTCCCTGGTGAATCTGTCTACAACGAGAAGAGAATTGCTGTTCAG AATGAAGATGGAACCAAGGTTGAGTACAGGGTTTGGAATCCTTTCCGTTCCAAATTGGCAGCTGCTATTCTTGGAGGTGTTGATGAAATTTGGATT AAACCAGGTGCGCGTGTTCTTTATCTTGGAGCTGCTTCAGGGACAACAGTCTCTCATGTTTCTGACATTGTTGGCCCT ACTGGGGTTGTCTATGCTGTGGAGTTTTCTCACAGAAGTGGTAGAGATTTGGTTAACATGGCAAAAAAGCGTACTAATGTTATACCCATCATTGAAGATGCCAGACACCCTGCAAAATACAGGATGTTGGTTGGCATGGTTGATGTGATATTTTCTGATGTTGCTCAACCTGATCAG GCAAGGATTTTAGCACTGAATGCCTCCTACTTCTTGAAATCGGAAGGACACTTTGTTATTTCCATCAAG GCAAACTGTATCGATTCAACTGTACCTGCCGAAGCAGTATTTGCACAGGAGGTTAAGAAGCTACAAGCCGAGCAATTCAAGCCGAGCGAGCAGGTCACGCTCGAACCGTTTGAGAGAGACCATGCTTGTGTTGTTGGGGGTTACAGGATGCCCAAGAAGCAAAAACCCGGTGCATAG
- the LOC116004354 gene encoding protein TWIN LOV 1 isoform X3, with translation MESQLGLIEQSFNVRYSSLVRDALDSLPDSFTITDPSISGHPIVYASAGFLKLFGYSKDEVIGRNGRAFQGPKTDRRSVMEIREAIREERAIQISLLNYRKDGTPFWMLFHMSPVFSEDGRVIHFVAVQVPILKRQRRVSGCGEGRNGINLCQDGAGFREPVFRCCRRDVCLNSVSQPGPALSQYSVSELDYPEPEVDDPCEASDLEKRKSTAALNNILSVLMNYSELTGRSVSGKRCSPPRAGLLGASLTLSLGRIKQSFVLTDPHIPDMPIVYASDAFLRLTVGYSRDEVLGRNCRFLSGLDTDSLTQFQIKECIRTEQLCTVRILNYRKDGTPFWNLLHISPVRNATGCILCWRSNRRCGQYPRETWIKT, from the exons ATGGAATCACAACTGGGTTTGATTGAGCAGTCCTTTAATGTAAGATACTCGAGTTTGGTTAGGGATGCCCTTGATAGCTTGCCTGATAGTTTCACCATAACTGATCCTTCCATTTCTGGGCATCCAATTGTGTATGCATCTGCTGGGTTCTTGAAACTGTTTGGTTATTCCAAGGATGAGGTGATTGGGAGGAATGGGAGGGCATTTCAGGGCCCTAAGACTGACCGGAGGTCGGTTATGGAGATTCGAGAGGCGATACGAGAGGAGAGGGCGATTCAAATCAGTTTGTTGAACTATAGGAAGGATGGGACACCATTTTGGATGCTGTTTCACATGTCTCCTGTTTTCAGTGAGGATGGGAGGGTTATTCATTTTGTGGCAGTCCAAGTGCCTATTTTGAAGAGGCAGAGAAGGGTATCTGGTTGTGGGGAAGGGAGgaatggaataaatttgtgTCAAGACGGGGCGGGGTTTAGGGAGCCTGTGTTCAGGTGTTGTAGGAGAGACGTTTGCTTGAATTCTGTTTCTCAACCGGGACCTGCATTATCTCAATATTCAGTTTCGGAATTGGATTATCCCG AACCGGAGGTTGATGATCCCTGTGAGGCAAGTGATTTAGAGAAGAGAAAATCCACAGCTGCACTTAACAACATATTGTCTGTTCTTATGAACTATAGTGAGTTGACTGGCAGATCGGTGTCTGGAAAGAGATGCTCCCCACCCAGGGCGGGTCTTCTTGGTGCATCGTTAACATTATCTCTTGGTAGAATCAAACAAAGCTTTGTACT AACTGATCCCCACATACCTGACATGCCAATCGTGTATGCAAGTGATGCCTTCTTAAGATTGACAG TAGGCTACAGTAGAGATGAAGTATTGGGTCGCAACTGTAGATTTTTAAGTGGCCTTGATACTGATTCACTCACTCAATTTCAG ATAAAAGAATGCATTCGAACAGAGCAACTATGCACAGTACGTATCTTAAATTACAG AAAAGATGGGACACCGTTTTGGAATTTGCTGCATATTTCACCTGTTCGGAATGCTACAG GTTGCATACTTTGTTGGCGTTCAAATAGAAGATGCGGGCAATACCCAAGAGAAACATGGATTAAAACCTGA
- the LOC116004354 gene encoding protein TWIN LOV 1 isoform X4, which translates to MESQLGLIEQSFNVRYSSLVRDALDSLPDSFTITDPSISGHPIVYASAGFLKLFGYSKDEVIGRNGRAFQGPKTDRRSVMEIREAIREERAIQISLLNYRKDGTPFWMLFHMSPVFSEDGRVIHFVAVQVPILKRQRRVSGCGEGRNGINLCQDGAGFREPVFRCCRRDVCLNSVSQPGPALSQYSVSELDYPEPEVDDPCEASDLEKRKSTAALNNILSVLMNYSELTGRSVSGKRCSPPRAGLLGASLTLSLGRIKQSFVLTDPHIPDMPIVYASDAFLRLTVGYSRDEVLGRNCRFLSGLDTDSLTQFQIKECIRTEQLCTKRWDTVLEFAAYFTCSECYRQGCILCWRSNRRCGQYPRETWIKT; encoded by the exons ATGGAATCACAACTGGGTTTGATTGAGCAGTCCTTTAATGTAAGATACTCGAGTTTGGTTAGGGATGCCCTTGATAGCTTGCCTGATAGTTTCACCATAACTGATCCTTCCATTTCTGGGCATCCAATTGTGTATGCATCTGCTGGGTTCTTGAAACTGTTTGGTTATTCCAAGGATGAGGTGATTGGGAGGAATGGGAGGGCATTTCAGGGCCCTAAGACTGACCGGAGGTCGGTTATGGAGATTCGAGAGGCGATACGAGAGGAGAGGGCGATTCAAATCAGTTTGTTGAACTATAGGAAGGATGGGACACCATTTTGGATGCTGTTTCACATGTCTCCTGTTTTCAGTGAGGATGGGAGGGTTATTCATTTTGTGGCAGTCCAAGTGCCTATTTTGAAGAGGCAGAGAAGGGTATCTGGTTGTGGGGAAGGGAGgaatggaataaatttgtgTCAAGACGGGGCGGGGTTTAGGGAGCCTGTGTTCAGGTGTTGTAGGAGAGACGTTTGCTTGAATTCTGTTTCTCAACCGGGACCTGCATTATCTCAATATTCAGTTTCGGAATTGGATTATCCCG AACCGGAGGTTGATGATCCCTGTGAGGCAAGTGATTTAGAGAAGAGAAAATCCACAGCTGCACTTAACAACATATTGTCTGTTCTTATGAACTATAGTGAGTTGACTGGCAGATCGGTGTCTGGAAAGAGATGCTCCCCACCCAGGGCGGGTCTTCTTGGTGCATCGTTAACATTATCTCTTGGTAGAATCAAACAAAGCTTTGTACT AACTGATCCCCACATACCTGACATGCCAATCGTGTATGCAAGTGATGCCTTCTTAAGATTGACAG TAGGCTACAGTAGAGATGAAGTATTGGGTCGCAACTGTAGATTTTTAAGTGGCCTTGATACTGATTCACTCACTCAATTTCAG ATAAAAGAATGCATTCGAACAGAGCAACTATGCACA AAAAGATGGGACACCGTTTTGGAATTTGCTGCATATTTCACCTGTTCGGAATGCTACAGGCAAG GTTGCATACTTTGTTGGCGTTCAAATAGAAGATGCGGGCAATACCCAAGAGAAACATGGATTAAAACCTGA
- the LOC116004354 gene encoding protein TWIN LOV 1 isoform X1, translated as MESQLGLIEQSFNVRYSSLVRDALDSLPDSFTITDPSISGHPIVYASAGFLKLFGYSKDEVIGRNGRAFQGPKTDRRSVMEIREAIREERAIQISLLNYRKDGTPFWMLFHMSPVFSEDGRVIHFVAVQVPILKRQRRVSGCGEGRNGINLCQDGAGFREPVFRCCRRDVCLNSVSQPGPALSQYSVSELDYPEPEVDDPCEASDLEKRKSTAALNNILSVLMNYSELTGRSVSGKRCSPPRAGLLGASLTLSLGRIKQSFVLTDPHIPDMPIVYASDAFLRLTVGYSRDEVLGRNCRFLSGLDTDSLTQFQIKECIRTEQLCTVRILNYRKDGTPFWNLLHISPVRNATGKVAYFVGVQIEDAGNTQEKHGLKPDRSQFGTVAAVRVAVRGSSMSASSS; from the exons ATGGAATCACAACTGGGTTTGATTGAGCAGTCCTTTAATGTAAGATACTCGAGTTTGGTTAGGGATGCCCTTGATAGCTTGCCTGATAGTTTCACCATAACTGATCCTTCCATTTCTGGGCATCCAATTGTGTATGCATCTGCTGGGTTCTTGAAACTGTTTGGTTATTCCAAGGATGAGGTGATTGGGAGGAATGGGAGGGCATTTCAGGGCCCTAAGACTGACCGGAGGTCGGTTATGGAGATTCGAGAGGCGATACGAGAGGAGAGGGCGATTCAAATCAGTTTGTTGAACTATAGGAAGGATGGGACACCATTTTGGATGCTGTTTCACATGTCTCCTGTTTTCAGTGAGGATGGGAGGGTTATTCATTTTGTGGCAGTCCAAGTGCCTATTTTGAAGAGGCAGAGAAGGGTATCTGGTTGTGGGGAAGGGAGgaatggaataaatttgtgTCAAGACGGGGCGGGGTTTAGGGAGCCTGTGTTCAGGTGTTGTAGGAGAGACGTTTGCTTGAATTCTGTTTCTCAACCGGGACCTGCATTATCTCAATATTCAGTTTCGGAATTGGATTATCCCG AACCGGAGGTTGATGATCCCTGTGAGGCAAGTGATTTAGAGAAGAGAAAATCCACAGCTGCACTTAACAACATATTGTCTGTTCTTATGAACTATAGTGAGTTGACTGGCAGATCGGTGTCTGGAAAGAGATGCTCCCCACCCAGGGCGGGTCTTCTTGGTGCATCGTTAACATTATCTCTTGGTAGAATCAAACAAAGCTTTGTACT AACTGATCCCCACATACCTGACATGCCAATCGTGTATGCAAGTGATGCCTTCTTAAGATTGACAG TAGGCTACAGTAGAGATGAAGTATTGGGTCGCAACTGTAGATTTTTAAGTGGCCTTGATACTGATTCACTCACTCAATTTCAG ATAAAAGAATGCATTCGAACAGAGCAACTATGCACAGTACGTATCTTAAATTACAG AAAAGATGGGACACCGTTTTGGAATTTGCTGCATATTTCACCTGTTCGGAATGCTACAGGCAAG GTTGCATACTTTGTTGGCGTTCAAATAGAAGATGCGGGCAATACCCAAGAGAAACATGGATTAAAACCTGACAGGAGCCAGTTCGGGACTGTGGCTGCTGTAAGGGTTGCCGTGAGAGGCTCCTCCATGAGCGCCAGCAGTTCATAG
- the LOC116004354 gene encoding protein TWIN LOV 1 isoform X5, translating to MESQLGLIEQSFNVRYSSLVRDALDSLPDSFTITDPSISGHPIVYASAGFLKLFGYSKDEVIGRNGRAFQGPKTDRRSVMEIREAIREERAIQISLLNYRKDGTPFWMLFHMSPVFSEDGRVIHFVAVQVPILKRQRRVSGCGEGRNGINLCQDGAGFREPVFRCCRRDVCLNSVSQPGPALSQYSVSELDYPEPEVDDPCEASDLEKRKSTAALNNILSVLMNYSELTGRSVSGKRCSPPRAGLLGASLTLSLGRIKQSFVLTDPHIPDMPIVYASDAFLRLTVGYSRDEVLGRNCRFLSGLDTDSLTQFQIKECIRTEQLCTKRWDTVLEFAAYFTCSECYRLHTLLAFK from the exons ATGGAATCACAACTGGGTTTGATTGAGCAGTCCTTTAATGTAAGATACTCGAGTTTGGTTAGGGATGCCCTTGATAGCTTGCCTGATAGTTTCACCATAACTGATCCTTCCATTTCTGGGCATCCAATTGTGTATGCATCTGCTGGGTTCTTGAAACTGTTTGGTTATTCCAAGGATGAGGTGATTGGGAGGAATGGGAGGGCATTTCAGGGCCCTAAGACTGACCGGAGGTCGGTTATGGAGATTCGAGAGGCGATACGAGAGGAGAGGGCGATTCAAATCAGTTTGTTGAACTATAGGAAGGATGGGACACCATTTTGGATGCTGTTTCACATGTCTCCTGTTTTCAGTGAGGATGGGAGGGTTATTCATTTTGTGGCAGTCCAAGTGCCTATTTTGAAGAGGCAGAGAAGGGTATCTGGTTGTGGGGAAGGGAGgaatggaataaatttgtgTCAAGACGGGGCGGGGTTTAGGGAGCCTGTGTTCAGGTGTTGTAGGAGAGACGTTTGCTTGAATTCTGTTTCTCAACCGGGACCTGCATTATCTCAATATTCAGTTTCGGAATTGGATTATCCCG AACCGGAGGTTGATGATCCCTGTGAGGCAAGTGATTTAGAGAAGAGAAAATCCACAGCTGCACTTAACAACATATTGTCTGTTCTTATGAACTATAGTGAGTTGACTGGCAGATCGGTGTCTGGAAAGAGATGCTCCCCACCCAGGGCGGGTCTTCTTGGTGCATCGTTAACATTATCTCTTGGTAGAATCAAACAAAGCTTTGTACT AACTGATCCCCACATACCTGACATGCCAATCGTGTATGCAAGTGATGCCTTCTTAAGATTGACAG TAGGCTACAGTAGAGATGAAGTATTGGGTCGCAACTGTAGATTTTTAAGTGGCCTTGATACTGATTCACTCACTCAATTTCAG ATAAAAGAATGCATTCGAACAGAGCAACTATGCACA AAAAGATGGGACACCGTTTTGGAATTTGCTGCATATTTCACCTGTTCGGAATGCTACAG GTTGCATACTTTGTTGGCGTTCAAATAG